The Rattus rattus isolate New Zealand chromosome 1, Rrattus_CSIRO_v1, whole genome shotgun sequence genome includes a region encoding these proteins:
- the LOC116890160 gene encoding cytochrome P450 2D26-like — translation MGLLIGDDLWAVVIFTAVFLLLVDLVHRRKFWTAHYPPGPVPLPWLGNLLQVDFENMPYSLYKLRSRYGDVFSLQMAWKPVVVINGLKAVRELLVTYGEDTADRPLLPIYNHLGCGHKSKGVVFAPYGPEWREQRRFSVSTLRDFGVGKKSLEQWVTEEAGHLCDAFTKEAEHPFNPSILLDKAVSNVIASLVYARRFEYEDPFFNRMLKTLKESFGEDTSFMAELLNAIPVLLHIPGMTSKVLPKLNSFITLMDKMLIEHKKSWDPAQPPRDMTDAFLAEMQKAKGNPESSFNDENLRMVVINLFMAGIVTTSSTLSWALLLMILHPDVQRRVHQEIDEVIGQVRRPEMADQARMPFTNAVIHEVQRFADIVPTNIPHMTSRDIKFQGFLIPKGTTLIPNLSSVLKDETVWEKPLRFHPEHFLDAQGNFVKHEAFVPFSAGRRACLGEPLARMELFLFFTCLLQRFSFSVPAGQPRPSDHGVYALPVTPQPYQLCAVVR, via the exons ATGGGGCTGCTGATTGGAGATGACCTCTGGGCTGTGGTCATATTCACAGCCGTCTTCTTGCTTCTGGTGGACCTGGTGCACCGGCGCAAGTTCTGGACTGCCCACTACCCTCCCGGCCCTGTGCCACTCCCCTGGCTGGGAAACCTGCTGCAGGTGGACTTCGAGAACATGCCATATAGCTTATACAAG CTTCGAAGCCGCTATGGTGACGTGTTCAGCCTACAGATGGCCTGGAAGCCTGTAGTTGTGATCAACGGGCTGAAGGCCGTGCGGGAACTGCTGGTGACCTATGGAGAGGACACTGCTGACCGCCCCCTACTGCCCATCTACAATCACCTGGGCTGTGGACACAAATCAAAAG GTGTGGTCTTTGCACCTTACGGGCCTGAGTGGCGAGAGCAGAGACGATTCTCTGTGTCCACCCTGCGTGACTTCGGCGTGGGCAAGAAATCGCTGGAGCAGTGGGTGACAGAGGAGGCCGGCCACCTCTGTGACGCCTTCACCAAGGAGGCTG AACatcccttcaatcccagcatcctCCTGGATAAAGCTGTGAGCAACGTGATTGCCTCCCTTGTTTATGCTCGTCGATTTGAGTATGAGGACCCTTTCTTCAACAGGATGCTCAAAACATTGAAGGAGAGCTTTGGAGAGGACACCAGCTTCATGGCAGAG CTGCTCAAtgcaatcccagtgctcctaCATATCCCTGGGATGACTAGCAAAGTCTTACCCAAGCTGAACTCATTTATAACCTTAATGGATAAGATGTTAATTGAGCACAAGAAAAGCTGGGATCCTGCCCAGCCGCCCCGAGACATGACTGATGCCTTCCTAGCAGAGATGCAAAAG GCCAAAGGGAATCCTGAGAGCAGCTTCAATGATGAAAATCTGCGCATGGTGGTGATTAACCTGTTCATGGCTGGGATTGTGACCACATCATCCACACTGTCCTGGGCCCTTCTGCTCATGATCCTGCATCCAGATGTGCAGC GCCGAGTCCACCAGGAGATTGATGAGGTCATAGGGCAGGTGCGTCGTCCAGAGATGGCAGACCAGGCACGAATGCCGTTCACCAATGCTGTCATCCATGAGGTGCAGCGCTTTGCAGACATCGTCCCGACAAATATACCACATATGACATCCCGAGACATTAAATTCCAAGGCTTCCTCATCCCCAAG GGGACAACCCTCATCCCCAACCTGTCCTCCGTGCTGAAGGATGAGACTGTCTGGGAGAAGCCCCTCCGCTTCCATCCAGAACACTTCCTGGATGCCCAGGGCAACTTTGTGAAGCATGAGGCCTTCGTGCCATTCTCAGCAG GCCGCAGAGCATGCCTGGGGGAGCCCCTGGCCCGCATGgagctcttcctcttcttcacctgcctCCTGCAGCGCTTCAGCTTCTCCGTGCCGGCCGGACAGCCCCGGCCCAGCGACCATGGCGTCTACGCATTGCCAGTTACTCCACAGCCTTACCAACTCTGTGCAGTGGTTCGCTAG